GCCATTCCGGCCCCTGCCCCGCCGAGAAACCGATCACGGTGACGGGCAACAGCAGGATGGAACTGGCGAAAATCGGCGGGATCACGCCCGAGGTATTGAGTCGCATGGGCAGGTGGGAGCTTTCGCCGCCGTAGACCTTGTTGCCCTGCTGCCGCTTCGGGTACTGAACGATGATGCGGCGCTGGGCGCGTTCCATGAAGACGATGAAGAATACCACGGCTGCCGCGCCGATCAGCATGGCGACGATCAACGCCGTGTGCAGGGCGCCGGTGCGGCCCAACTCCAAGGTCCCGGCCAAGGCGCCGGGCAGGCCGGCCACGATGCCGGCGAAGATGATCAGCGAGGTGCCGTTGCCGACGCCGCGGGCGGTGATCTGCTCGCCCAGCCACATCAGGAACAAGGTACCCCCAACCAGGGTAATCACGGTGACGAAGCGGAAGAACATGCCGGGGTCCGGGACCGCCGCCCCCTGGCTCGATGTCATGCCTTCCAGGCCTACCGCGATGCCGTAGGCCTGCAGGGCGGTAATCAGCACCGTCAGGTAACGCGTATACTGGTTGATCTTCTTACGGCCCGCCTCGCCCTCCTTCTTCATCGATTCCAGCGACGGCGACACGGTGGTCATCAGCTGCATGATGATGGAGGCGGAGATGTAGGGCATGATGTTCAATGCGAAGATCGTCATGCGGCTGAGCGCGCCGCCGGCGATCATGTCGAACATGCCGAGGATGCCCCCCGCGTTCTGCTTGAACACGTCCTGCAGGACGACGGGATCGATCCCCGGCAAGGGCACGTAGGAACCCAGCCGGTAGACGATCAACGCCCCCAGGGTGAACCAGATCCGCTTCTTGAGCTCCGTCGCCTTGGCAAAGGCTCCGAAGTTCAGGTTGGCGACCAGTTGCTCGGCTGCCGAAGCCATGGTTACCTGTTATTCCTTGCTGCCGGACTTGGTTTTGGCCTTCTTGGCCGGTGCCTTGCCCTCGGCAGGCTCTTCCGTCGCCTTGGGCGCGATCACCGTGACCGACCCGCCAGCCTTTTCGACCGCCGCGACGGCCGCCTTGGAGGCCCCAGCGACTTCGATGGTCAATTTGGCCGTGATGCCGCCCTTGGCCAGCAGGCGCACGCCATCCCGGACCCGTCCGACCAGCCCGGCTGCCGCCAAGACGGAAGCGTTCACCGGCTTCCCGGCGTCAAGACGGCCGTCGTCGACGGCCTGCTGCAGACGGCCGGTGTTCACCACCGCGAAGTCCTTGGCGAAGATATTCTTGAAGCCACGCTTGGGCAGGCGGCGGTAGAGGGGCATCTGACCGCCTTCGAAGCCGGCCAACGCCACGCCGGACCGGGCCTTTTGACCCTTATGGCCCTTGCCCGATGTCTTGCCCAGGCCGGAACCGATACCGCGGCCGACGCGCTTGCGCGCCTCACGGGCACCCGGATTGTCGCGAAGCTGATTGAGTTTCATGTCCTTGGTATCCCTAGACTGGAGCCTGCCGGAGTCAGCCGGCCTGCTCGACCCGCAGCAGGTGCTTGACCTTCTCGATCATACCGCGCACGGCCGGAGTATCCTCCAGCTCGCGAGTGCGGTGCATCTTGTTCAGCCCCAGCCCGATCAGGGTGGCGCGCTGATCGTTGCGCCGCCCGATGGGGCTGTGCACCTGAGTCACCTTTACGGTCTTCTTGGCGGCCATGGCCTTTACTCCTTGGCGGCAGCGGCCTGGGCGGCGGCACCGCCGCCCCGGCGCGAGACGATCTCGCCCACCTTCTTGCCGCGGCGGGTCGCCACGGTGCGCGGCGACATGCAGTTGCCGAGCGCATCGAAGGTGGCACGGATCATGTTGTGGGCGTTGGCGGACCCGATCGACTTGGCGACCACGTCCTGCACGCCCATCGTCTCGAAGACGGCACGCATCGGACCGCCGGCGATGATGCCGGTACCGGCCGGAGCCGCCCGCACCACCACCTTGCCGGCGCCGTAGCGGCCTTGAACGTCGTGATGCAGCGTGCGGCCCTCGCGTAGCGGAATGCGGACCATGGCGCGCTTGGCGCGATCGGTGGCCTTGCGGATCGCTTCCGGCACTTCACGGGCCTTGCCCGTACCGAAGCCGACCCGGCCCTTGCCGTCGCCCACCACCACCAGGGCGGCAAACGAAAAGCGGCGACCGCCCTTGACCACCTTGGCGACGCGGTTGATATGGACCAGCTTGTCGATCAGCTCGACATCGCCCTCGCCCCCCCGGTCGCGGGAATCGCGCGACTCGTGGGAGTCGCGGCGCCCCCGGCCCTCGCGGCCCTCGCGGCCTTCGCGCGGCTCGCGGCCTCCCCGGCCACCCCGCGCTTGGCGCGGCGGACGGGAACCGGGAGCGTTGGCTTCGTTATTCGACATCGGTTCAGCTCCTTAGAACGACAGACCGGCCTCGCGGGCCGCATCAGCCAGGGCCTGGACCCGGCCATGGAAGCGATAGGCGCCGCGATCGAAGGCGACCTCCTTGATACCGGCGGCCACGGCAAGCGCCGCGATGGCCTTGCCGACTTCGGTGGCGGCCTCTTTGTTGGCCCCGGTCTTCAGCTTGGCGC
This window of the Magnetospirillum sp. WYHS-4 genome carries:
- the secY gene encoding preprotein translocase subunit SecY, with the protein product MASAAEQLVANLNFGAFAKATELKKRIWFTLGALIVYRLGSYVPLPGIDPVVLQDVFKQNAGGILGMFDMIAGGALSRMTIFALNIMPYISASIIMQLMTTVSPSLESMKKEGEAGRKKINQYTRYLTVLITALQAYGIAVGLEGMTSSQGAAVPDPGMFFRFVTVITLVGGTLFLMWLGEQITARGVGNGTSLIIFAGIVAGLPGALAGTLELGRTGALHTALIVAMLIGAAAVVFFIVFMERAQRRIIVQYPKRQQGNKVYGGESSHLPMRLNTSGVIPPIFASSILLLPVTVIGFSAGQGPEWLSTVAAYLGRGHPVYLAVYVLLIVFFAFFYTAVVFNPVETADNLKKYGGFVPGIRPGKTTADYLDKVLTRLTVIGAGYLSIVCILPEWLISQFSVPFYFGGTSLLIVVSVTMDTVAQVHSHLLAHQYEGLIKKSKLTKGRK
- the rplO gene encoding 50S ribosomal protein L15, with amino-acid sequence MKLNQLRDNPGAREARKRVGRGIGSGLGKTSGKGHKGQKARSGVALAGFEGGQMPLYRRLPKRGFKNIFAKDFAVVNTGRLQQAVDDGRLDAGKPVNASVLAAAGLVGRVRDGVRLLAKGGITAKLTIEVAGASKAAVAAVEKAGGSVTVIAPKATEEPAEGKAPAKKAKTKSGSKE
- the rpmD gene encoding 50S ribosomal protein L30, yielding MAAKKTVKVTQVHSPIGRRNDQRATLIGLGLNKMHRTRELEDTPAVRGMIEKVKHLLRVEQAG
- the rpsE gene encoding 30S ribosomal protein S5; translated protein: MSNNEANAPGSRPPRQARGGRGGREPREGREGREGRGRRDSHESRDSRDRGGEGDVELIDKLVHINRVAKVVKGGRRFSFAALVVVGDGKGRVGFGTGKAREVPEAIRKATDRAKRAMVRIPLREGRTLHHDVQGRYGAGKVVVRAAPAGTGIIAGGPMRAVFETMGVQDVVAKSIGSANAHNMIRATFDALGNCMSPRTVATRRGKKVGEIVSRRGGGAAAQAAAAKE